One genomic window of Coregonus clupeaformis isolate EN_2021a chromosome 12, ASM2061545v1, whole genome shotgun sequence includes the following:
- the LOC121577662 gene encoding transmembrane protein 240: MSAFTSECCFSAQVPQDSSGERTRNCCWEVLMRTGTTTITFMIFGALLVMAAACLTDMNALLDRFHNYILPHLRGEDHVCHCNCGRHHVHYVIPYDGDQSLVDSADNYFVSDSVTKQELDLMLGLLLGFLLSWLLLCLDGALHAALRAWRAKQHHDVFSWSWVPRFCKLGRRVHMRKLQDSSGNMVHVKQKLYHNGHPSPRHH; this comes from the exons ATGAGCGCATTCACTTCAGAGTGTTGTTTTTCGGCCCAGGTACCACAGGATAGTTCTGGAGAGAGAACAAGAAACTGCTGTTGGGAAGTTTTGATGCGAACGGGCACAACCACCATTACCTTTATGATTTTTGGGGCTTTACTTGTGATG GCTGCAGCGTGTCTAACGGACATGAACGCGCTACTGGACCGCTTTCACAACTATATCTTACCACATTTACGAGGAGAGGACCACGTCTGCCATTGCAACTGTGGAAG GCACCATGTACACTATGTGATCCCGTATGATGGGGACCAGTCTCTGGTGGACTCGGCAGATAACTACTTTGTGAGTGACAGCGTGACCAAGCAGGAGCTGGACCTGATGCTGGGGCTGCTGCTGGGCTTCCTCCTCAGCTGGCTGCTGCTGTGCCTGGACGGGGCGCTGCACGCTGCCCTCAGAGCCTGGAGGGCCAAACAGCACCATG ATGTGTTCTCCTGGTCATGGGTTCCCCGCTTCTGTAAACTGGGGAGACGGGTGCATATGAGAAAGCTACAGGACTCAAGTGGGAACATGGTGCACGTTAAGCAGAAGCTGTACCACAACGGACACCCCAGCCCACGCCATCACTGA